The Lactuca sativa cultivar Salinas chromosome 2, Lsat_Salinas_v11, whole genome shotgun sequence genome includes a window with the following:
- the LOC122196667 gene encoding uncharacterized protein LOC122196667: MFNPQKHNNFVIQIRGSNPPQTNPSPIPTFSSMKIFNRFRRIFMRFMFSIPSSKATTSSSGGGSAGLRRRSCDRPDPPRSSCNSSYYSSNTHYNEAIADCIEFFNKSSSSSSPSFSEDGGRKSDFMV; the protein is encoded by the coding sequence ATGTTCAATCCTCAAAAACACAACAACTTTGTCATACAAATACGAGGTTCTAACCCTCCTCAAACAAATCCATCTCCAATCCCTACCTTCTCATCCATGAAGATCTTCAACCGCTTTCGTCGTATTTTCATGAGGTTTATGTTCTCTATCCCATCCTCTAAGGCCACCACGAGCAGCTCAGGTGGTGGTTCTGCTGGCTTAAGAAGGCGGTCGTGTGATCGGCCTGATCCTCCAAGGTCTTCGTGCAATTCTTCTTATTATTCTTCCAACACCCATTACAACGAAGCCATTGCAGATTGCATTGAGTTTTTTAATAAGTCTTCTTCCTCATCTTCGCCTTCTTTTTCAGAAGATGGAGGAAGGAAATCGGATTTCATGGTGTGA